GCGCCCGCCGGGAGCGCGAGGGCGTCCTCGCCCTGGGCTCCGCTCGGCGCGACCACCGGGCCGCCCGCGGTGGAGCCCTGGTCCTTCCCGCCGCCGCCCGCCGCGATCACGCCGACCACCGCGGCCAGGCCCAGCACGCCGACCACCGCGGCGGACACGATCAGCAGGCGCCGCCGCTTGTCACGGGTCTTCTGCAGCTCGCGTTCGCGCTTGAGCCGCTCGCGCGCGGCCCGCATTCCGTCATGGTTGTTCTCGCTCACGACCACAGCAACGAACCGGGGAGGCGCCCATGCGCCTCCCCGGTCCCATGTCCACCCGTACGGGTGAGCCGGCCGGTCAGATGGCTCGTTCCGCCGGCGGGCGGCCCCCGCCGGTCACCGCTTGCGGACACCCTCCGCGAGTTCGCCGGCCAGCGCCCGCACCGCCGCGATCCCGGCCGCCTGGTCGCCGGCGTCGAGCAGCCGCTTGACGAAGGCCGAGCCGACGATCACACCGTCGGCGAAGCCCGCGACCTCGGCGGCCTGCTCGGCGTTGGAGACACCCAGCCCGACGCACACCGGGAGCCCGCGGCCGGCGGCGGTGGCCCGGGTGCGCCGCACCAGGTCCTGGGCCTGGGCCCCGACGGACTCACGGGTGCCGGTGACGCCCATCAGCGAGGCGGCGTACACGAAGCCCGAGCCCGCCGCGGTGATCTCGGCGAGCCGCGCGTCCCGGCTGCTGGGCGCGACCACGAACACGGTGGCGAGTTCGTGCTTCCGCGCGTGCTCGCGCCACACCGCGGACTCCTGGACGGGCAGGTCCGGCAGGATGCAGCCGGCGCCGCCCGCCTCGGCGAGTTCGGCGGTGAAGCGCTCGACGCCGTACCGGTCGATCGGGTTCCAGTAGGTCATCACGAGCACCGGCTTGCCCGTGGCCGTGTGCGCTTCCCGGACGGTGCGCAGCACGTCCGCGATCCTGACGCCGCCGCGCAGCGCGATGTCGTCGGCGGTCTGGATGACCGGCCCGTCGAGCACCGGGTCGCTGTGCGGCAGGCCGACCTCCACGATGTCGGCGCCGCCGTCGAGGACGGCCTTGATCGCCTCGATGCCGCCGTCCACGGTGGGGAAACCGGCCGGGAGGTAGGCGATCAGCGCGGCCCGGTCCTCGGACTTCGCCCGCGCGAGGGTGTCGCTCAGCAGTCGGATGTTGCCGCTCACTTGGCGTCCCCCTCGATCTCCGCGACGTCGCCCGCGGCGTCCGCCTCCACCGAGGCGTCGGTCGCGGCGCCGCCGTCGGCGTCGTACAGCCCGAAGTAGCGGGCGGCGGTGTCCATGTCCTTGTCGCCCCGGCCGGACAGATTGACCAGGATCAGTCCGTCCTCGCCGAGTTCCGCGCCGAGTTCGAGTGCGCCGGCCAGGGCGTGCGCGGACTCGATGGCCGGGATGATGCCCTCCGTGCGGGAGAGCAGCCGCAGTGCCCGCATGGCGGCGGCGTCGGTCACCGCGCGGTACTCGCCGCGTCCGGTGT
The Streptomyces tirandamycinicus DNA segment above includes these coding regions:
- the trpA gene encoding tryptophan synthase subunit alpha, yielding MSGNIRLLSDTLARAKSEDRAALIAYLPAGFPTVDGGIEAIKAVLDGGADIVEVGLPHSDPVLDGPVIQTADDIALRGGVRIADVLRTVREAHTATGKPVLVMTYWNPIDRYGVERFTAELAEAGGAGCILPDLPVQESAVWREHARKHELATVFVVAPSSRDARLAEITAAGSGFVYAASLMGVTGTRESVGAQAQDLVRRTRATAAGRGLPVCVGLGVSNAEQAAEVAGFADGVIVGSAFVKRLLDAGDQAAGIAAVRALAGELAEGVRKR